From Verrucomicrobia bacterium S94, the proteins below share one genomic window:
- a CDS encoding VCBS repeat-containing protein has translation MKFYNKLLCGLAAVFGIGSAHAVINPALQPDVYYDKYDHVMVLRLDAVDVEAGVLSCSVVKSLKGTYLPEQFIKIVFTGVMKSQVAERVSAGVFEVGKAFPVFAGKPSRRKSKRQVRMYFDEFFVGEVQETQLLHIGTSDGSEKDPEGRSVNTLAGIYCGMTGQLIQMLEDMAADTEYYPRKAYVRFKPDMLVSQLEGSVEGVAMYDLNGDGMEDLVACSPKGDRIFLQVEPMTFSDVTESLGINSASESCSAADVDCDGLADLMLGASIYKGTFNKTYGLEKTDWLSVENAAALKSASFVELNGDGFPDVVISLKGGGLQTLLNPSETGTDFQGYSAGLPDAGNGYVVTGDWNGDARTDFFYSEGRGHFLVQDENGWFAPLEHDIDFSFRTGMDEIGKTGAGVFMPTYRQDQMDLVVPIEKDWLIIENRDGVPTDITMYGNEISEGSDYHLATVYADLNLDGYMDIYTVCDQQKENRFIINRGYGSYMHAKVHVDEKPLFKGPAHGSGGRSLAVGDVNDDGAPDLLIGNEQGQLFLIENDTLSMRDENELLTKDEKRLLETVLCSVRVLGPKGVVGAKVRLLNEAGRVVARKDLGRNTATGCRSPDAVCFAVRQPGTYNVSVEYADGHVRDAEVDLTGTKRASIVIERGDSDDAAW, from the coding sequence ATGAAATTTTATAATAAACTTCTGTGTGGTCTGGCCGCGGTTTTCGGTATCGGTTCGGCGCATGCGGTCATCAACCCGGCGCTGCAGCCCGATGTCTATTACGATAAATATGATCATGTGATGGTGCTGCGGCTTGATGCGGTCGATGTTGAAGCCGGGGTTCTGTCGTGTTCTGTTGTAAAATCCCTTAAAGGGACCTATTTGCCGGAACAGTTCATTAAAATCGTATTCACCGGTGTAATGAAAAGTCAGGTGGCCGAGCGGGTGTCGGCCGGCGTTTTTGAAGTCGGTAAAGCGTTTCCGGTTTTTGCGGGTAAACCGAGCCGTCGTAAGTCGAAGCGTCAGGTCCGGATGTATTTCGATGAATTTTTTGTCGGAGAAGTCCAGGAAACCCAGCTGCTGCATATCGGTACATCGGATGGTTCCGAAAAGGACCCGGAAGGCCGGTCCGTCAATACGCTGGCCGGTATTTACTGCGGGATGACCGGGCAGTTGATTCAGATGCTGGAGGACATGGCGGCAGACACGGAGTATTATCCGCGCAAAGCCTATGTCCGATTTAAACCTGATATGCTGGTCAGTCAGCTGGAGGGCTCTGTTGAGGGGGTGGCGATGTACGATCTCAACGGCGACGGCATGGAGGATCTGGTGGCCTGTTCGCCAAAGGGTGACCGTATCTTTCTGCAGGTGGAACCGATGACGTTTTCCGATGTTACCGAATCGCTGGGCATCAATTCCGCCTCTGAAAGTTGTTCTGCAGCCGATGTGGATTGCGATGGACTTGCGGATCTGATGCTGGGGGCCTCCATTTATAAGGGTACATTTAATAAAACCTATGGACTGGAGAAAACAGACTGGCTGAGCGTGGAAAACGCTGCGGCACTGAAAAGTGCATCATTTGTTGAGCTGAACGGAGACGGTTTTCCGGATGTGGTCATCAGTCTGAAGGGCGGGGGACTGCAGACCCTGCTGAATCCGTCCGAAACCGGAACGGATTTCCAGGGATATTCCGCCGGACTTCCGGATGCAGGAAACGGCTATGTCGTAACCGGCGACTGGAACGGTGATGCCCGCACGGATTTTTTCTATTCCGAAGGGCGCGGTCATTTTCTGGTGCAGGATGAAAACGGCTGGTTTGCTCCGCTGGAACACGACATCGATTTTTCCTTCAGGACCGGAATGGATGAAATCGGTAAAACCGGCGCCGGTGTTTTTATGCCGACCTATCGGCAGGATCAGATGGATCTGGTGGTTCCGATTGAAAAGGACTGGCTGATTATCGAAAACCGTGACGGCGTTCCGACCGATATTACTATGTACGGCAATGAGATCAGCGAAGGTTCAGATTATCATCTGGCGACGGTCTATGCCGACCTCAATTTGGATGGCTACATGGATATCTACACCGTTTGCGATCAGCAGAAAGAGAACCGGTTTATTATCAACCGGGGATACGGATCCTATATGCATGCGAAAGTGCATGTGGATGAAAAACCGCTTTTCAAAGGACCGGCCCATGGGTCCGGCGGACGGTCGCTTGCGGTGGGTGATGTGAATGATGATGGCGCGCCGGACCTGCTGATCGGCAACGAACAGGGGCAGCTGTTTTTAATTGAGAACGATACGCTGTCGATGCGGGATGAAAATGAACTGTTGACGAAAGATGAAAAACGGCTGTTGGAGACAGTGCTCTGTTCGGTCCGGGTTCTCGGGCCGAAAGGGGTGGTCGGAGCGAAAGTCCGGCTGCTGAATGAAGCCGGAAGGGTTGTTGCCCGGAAGGATCTGGGTCGTAATACGGCCACGGGATGCCGCAGTCCGGATGCGGTCTGTTTTGCGGTGCGTCAGCCGGGAACATATAACGTGAGTGTTGAATATGCCGACGGGCATGTACGCGATGCGGAAGTGGATCTGACCGGAACCAAACGCGCATCGATTGTGATTGAGCGTGGGGATTCTGATGATGCTGCCTGGTGA
- a CDS encoding Pyrrolo-quinoline quinone, with amino-acid sequence MMLPGDLAVVPIFVNAGAALLPAMAAGIATFFALLFKPRALLKACREKPLLPVGVLLAGAGIWMAVKLWPAHGGELSDSESARRSAASEPVYIDWTEVALQSIKARGRSERTPVQSRPAVSSETAVTEAPVIFRGGAARLGASGSAPEGKLNLVWDYYPSWVDDDGTVEVVEAAMVLSSPAVFGNRIYAASCELDPPDSYGLVFCVDADSGDTLWSIDQVDGEELMGFFSSPAVTADGNYVLIGQGLHPDTDCRLICIDAEKGRIHWTVQTELHIESSPVIENGVVYVGAGAIEDPDTHKPVSHAGYVMAVRIEDGKELWRHDVADPESSPVVKDGVVYIGSGFNGKAVVALRTEPELNGQPREIWRTETPYPITGAVTLVDDTLIVGGGNGDFVFRDPDPAGVVMALDAETGRIKWTTAMPDAVLGAVAAGKYLIAPVASGKVKALDPATGQEIWSTAVSGQAPVLAGASIAGDHVYAVSHDGYLVTLALETGEVLDRIYINARTRPGEQGLSISSPMIQDGRIYVGSETGGLRCYEGS; translated from the coding sequence ATGATGCTGCCTGGTGATCTTGCTGTTGTTCCGATCTTTGTCAATGCGGGGGCGGCATTGCTTCCGGCCATGGCGGCGGGAATCGCCACCTTTTTTGCCCTGCTGTTTAAACCCAGAGCGTTGCTCAAAGCCTGTCGGGAAAAACCGCTGCTTCCGGTGGGCGTTCTGCTGGCTGGTGCGGGCATCTGGATGGCGGTAAAGCTCTGGCCAGCGCATGGCGGAGAGTTGTCCGACAGCGAATCAGCACGCCGTTCAGCGGCGTCCGAACCCGTCTATATCGACTGGACGGAAGTAGCTCTTCAAAGTATTAAAGCCAGAGGCCGAAGCGAAAGGACTCCGGTTCAGTCCCGGCCGGCAGTTTCGTCTGAAACGGCTGTTACTGAAGCGCCGGTGATTTTCCGAGGCGGAGCCGCCCGTCTCGGAGCATCGGGTTCCGCGCCGGAGGGAAAGCTGAATCTGGTGTGGGATTATTATCCGAGCTGGGTGGACGATGACGGCACAGTGGAGGTGGTTGAAGCGGCTATGGTGCTTTCGAGTCCGGCGGTTTTCGGCAACCGGATTTATGCGGCTTCGTGCGAGCTCGATCCGCCGGACAGTTATGGCCTTGTTTTCTGTGTGGATGCGGATTCCGGAGATACCCTGTGGTCGATTGATCAGGTGGACGGTGAAGAACTGATGGGATTCTTCAGTTCTCCGGCGGTTACGGCCGACGGAAACTATGTGCTGATCGGTCAGGGGCTGCATCCGGATACGGACTGCCGGCTGATCTGTATTGATGCCGAAAAGGGGAGGATTCACTGGACGGTACAAACCGAACTGCACATTGAAAGTTCTCCGGTTATCGAAAACGGTGTGGTCTACGTCGGTGCCGGAGCCATTGAGGATCCGGATACGCATAAACCGGTCAGTCATGCCGGGTATGTAATGGCTGTTCGTATTGAAGACGGCAAAGAACTCTGGCGGCACGATGTGGCCGATCCTGAAAGTTCGCCGGTTGTGAAAGACGGTGTGGTGTATATCGGCAGTGGATTTAACGGAAAGGCGGTTGTGGCTCTGCGGACGGAACCGGAGCTGAATGGTCAGCCGCGTGAAATCTGGCGGACGGAAACGCCGTATCCGATTACGGGGGCGGTGACGCTGGTGGATGATACGCTGATCGTTGGCGGAGGTAATGGAGACTTTGTGTTCCGCGATCCGGATCCTGCCGGAGTGGTGATGGCACTTGATGCTGAAACCGGAAGAATAAAATGGACAACCGCTATGCCCGATGCGGTGCTCGGTGCTGTGGCCGCGGGAAAATATTTGATTGCACCTGTGGCGTCCGGAAAGGTGAAGGCGCTTGATCCGGCGACGGGGCAGGAGATCTGGTCGACGGCTGTCAGCGGACAGGCCCCGGTTCTGGCGGGGGCGTCTATTGCCGGGGATCACGTCTATGCGGTCAGTCATGACGGGTATCTGGTAACGCTTGCGCTTGAGACCGGTGAGGTGCTGGATAGAATTTATATCAATGCCCGGACCCGTCCGGGCGAACAGGGCCTTTCGATCAGTTCACCCATGATTCAGGACGGCCGGATTTATGTGGGCAGTGAAACCGGGGGGCTCCGCTGTTATGAAGGGTCATAA